One Cupriavidus taiwanensis DNA window includes the following coding sequences:
- a CDS encoding thiamine pyrophosphate-dependent dehydrogenase E1 component subunit alpha: protein MTARASQDPAQQHAALPLDKETLLTVYRKMRTIRDFEERLHVDFARGDIPGFVHLYAGEEAAGVGILHHLHDGDRIASTHRGHGHCIAKGVDPVAMMKEIYGKKGGSCNGKGGSMHIADLSKGMMGANGILGAGAPLICGAALAAKFRGKGEVGITFCGDGASNQGTFLESLNLAAVWNLPVIFVIENNGYAESTSRDYGTAVDSYVDRAAGFGIPGVTVDGTDFFAVHEAAGEVIRRAREGGGPSLLECKMVRFYGHFEGDAQTYRAAGELDDIRANKDCLKLFGRTVTQAGVIAREELDAIDREVAALIEHAVQEAKAAPQPGPEDLLTDVYVSY from the coding sequence ATGACAGCCAGAGCTTCGCAAGATCCTGCGCAACAACATGCCGCGCTGCCGCTCGACAAGGAGACGCTGCTGACGGTGTACCGCAAGATGCGCACCATCCGCGATTTCGAAGAACGCCTGCACGTGGACTTCGCGCGCGGCGATATCCCGGGCTTCGTCCACCTGTACGCGGGCGAGGAAGCCGCGGGCGTCGGCATCCTGCATCACCTGCACGACGGCGACCGCATCGCCAGCACGCACCGCGGCCATGGCCACTGCATTGCCAAGGGCGTCGATCCGGTGGCGATGATGAAGGAGATCTACGGCAAGAAGGGCGGCTCGTGCAACGGCAAGGGCGGCTCGATGCATATCGCCGATCTGTCCAAGGGCATGATGGGCGCCAACGGCATCCTCGGCGCGGGCGCGCCGCTGATCTGCGGCGCCGCGCTGGCGGCCAAGTTCCGCGGCAAGGGCGAGGTCGGCATTACCTTCTGCGGCGATGGCGCGTCGAACCAGGGCACCTTCCTGGAAAGCCTGAACCTGGCCGCGGTGTGGAACCTGCCGGTGATCTTCGTGATCGAGAACAACGGCTACGCCGAATCGACCTCGCGCGACTACGGCACCGCGGTGGACAGCTACGTCGACCGCGCCGCGGGCTTCGGCATCCCGGGCGTGACGGTGGACGGCACCGATTTCTTCGCGGTCCACGAAGCCGCCGGCGAAGTGATCCGCCGCGCGCGCGAGGGCGGCGGGCCGTCGCTGCTCGAATGCAAGATGGTCCGCTTCTATGGCCACTTCGAAGGCGATGCGCAGACCTACCGCGCCGCCGGCGAACTCGACGACATCCGCGCCAACAAGGATTGCCTGAAGCTGTTCGGCCGCACCGTGACGCAGGCCGGCGTGATCGCGCGCGAAGAGCTCGACGCGATCGACCGCGAAGTCGCCGCGCTGATCGAGCACGCCGTGCAGGAAGCCAAGGCGGCGCCCCAGCCGGGCCCGGAAGACCTGCTGACCGACGTCTACGTCAGCTACTGA